One genomic window of Ctenopharyngodon idella isolate HZGC_01 chromosome 18, HZGC01, whole genome shotgun sequence includes the following:
- the LOC127499827 gene encoding C3a anaphylatoxin chemotactic receptor-like → MNQTFTDYNDSHIGYFNNQNKTECLDSPYDNLWNYMRVSSQVFFYLTLILGVPGNAFVVYVAGMKMKRTVNTVGFLNLAIADLFCCLSTLYFVAESFLEENGLNGSVFMCKIVPLIMHITMFASVFTLSLISLDRFTLVITPVWAKNHRSLLIAQLSSVAAWVLALILSLPFMMIKENSTDGISYCLQYEFEKEQMYRRLCIITFVFGFLIPLICITTCYGFIAHKLGRSHFNSGRAFRIMLAIIVAFFLCWLPYHIVHLIIIFDNDGETSSFLVALVVYPLAISLAYVNSCLNPILYVFMGKDFKSNVKLSLRHVFERAFSEEGTQVSRSTQTQQMHSV, encoded by the coding sequence ATGAACCAGACGTTTACAGATTATAACGATTCACACATTGGTTATTTCAATAACCAAAATAAAACCGAATGTCTGGATTCTCCTTATGATAATCTGTGGAACTATATGAGAGTGAGTTCTCAGGTCTTCTTCTACCTGACCTTGATCCTTGGTGTTCCTGGAAATGCCTTTGTTGTGTATGTTGCtggaatgaagatgaagaggaCTGTTAATACAGTAGGGTTTCTCAATCTAGCAATTGCTGACCTCTTTTGTTGCCTTTCCACTCTTTACTTTGTGGCAGAAAGCTTTCTTGAAGAAAACGGGCTGAATGGATCTGTCTTCATGTGCAAGATTGTCCCCTTAATTATGCACATCACCATGTTTGCCAGTGTTTTCACCCTGAGCTTAATTAGTCTGGATCGGTTTACTCTGGTGATTACCCCAGTTTGGGCTAAAAATCATCGCAGCCTTTTAATTGCACAACTGTCCTCTGTAGCAGCCTGGGTTCTGGCTTTAATTCTTAGTCTGCCTTTTATGATGATAAAAGAGAATTCCACAGATGGCATAAGCTACTGCCTGCAATATGAATTTGAAAAAGAACAAATGTATAGAAGGTTATGCatcatcacatttgtgtttggaTTTTTGATTCCTCTCATATGCATCACAACATGCTATGGATTCATCGCACACAAGTTAGGCAGGAGTCATTTTAACTCTGGACGAGCGTTTCGCATCATGTTGGCTATTATTGTGGCCTTTTTTCTGTGCTGGTTGCCATATCACATAGTGCATTTGATAATCATATTTGATAATGACGGGGAGACATCAAGTTTCTTGGTGGCTTTGGTAGTGTATCCATTGGCCATTTCTTTGGCGTATGTCAACAGCTGCCTGAACCCCATTCTGTATGTTTTCATGGGGAAGGATTTTAAAAGCAATGTTAAGCTTTCTCTaagacatgtttttgaaagagctTTCTCTGAGGAGGGGACACAAGTGTCACGTTCCACCCAGACACAACAAATGCACTCAGTGTAA